The region ACAAAATCAGACAATTTTCAAGCTTTTCTTTTGAACCGACAGAGGCTTTTTGCTGCTTCAGTCCATTGTGGCTTCAGCTGCTTTTTTGTTATCcatttattattatgtttttaagATTTATGTAAGCAATAAGCCCATACCGGCCTAATGGTGGCAATTTATAGTCAGTTAGTAATATCTGAGTTTGCCAGTGCCCTCATGAGAGATTGCTAAATACATCAGTAATCATTTCAGAAGCTATTACTGATAGTCTTAGAAGTTTATATTTCAAGAACAAAGGGTCATTGTTAAACTTTTCAGCATTATGGAGATGACGGTATCTAGTATACTGTTTTCCAAAATGATGGAATTAACTATGTAGCCCAAAAGTATCATCCATGGCgacatgtgtgtgttcaacagTCCTCATGGTCATATAAAAATTTAAgttctttctgattttttttaaattattgtgtTAAATAAAGCCCTCTCTAAACATCCTAGGATGTGAGCCACTGTCACACCAAACATTGGAGCAGAATCTTTGTTCAGCTGAAGTTTTTCTTCATGTAATATATACAGTGCATTTAGAACCTCCTGAACaatttcaagattcaagatgtGGGAGATTCATATTCTACGGAATTTTtgcatttgaatgtattttatttatttacttacttattatatcatttttatacTCAATAAAAAACTGTTGTGCCCACATGTCTTGCACAGTTATGTGTTAGGGTTTGGGCATTGAGTAAACAGTGACATTTGGATTGGCATTAACCGGAATTAGTTAGGATGTGATAGTATCAGAATGCTGGTTATAGTTCACAGGTCATTTTATACTGAGTTGTTTCTGTAGCTGAGGCGAAGTGAGGTCCGTGACACGTCTGTGTTCATGGTGGAGAGGGGAAAGTGCTCATAGCTGTCCTCCAGAGGTTGGCATCGGCAGTGCAGCAGAGCGGCTGCGACCTCCTTGCGGAAGTTGCTGTTGAGAAAACCATAAATGATGGGGTTGATGCAGGTGGAACACATGGCCAACAGATGGCACAGTGAGAATAACAGGTCATGGTGGCAGATGGGCAGTGCCTCCTGGTGCCAATCAGCCACCACATTGAAGGCGTTCAGTGGCAGCCAACACACGGCAAAGGCAGTGACTAGAGCCGCCAACATACTGTTGATACGTTTGCTGTGACTCATGCGACGGTTCTCCTCGGTGCGACTGCACTGCCTGTCCAGCATGTGTCTCCTATGTCGCAGCCTGAGGAAGATGCGCAGATAGCAGAGGAGCACAAACAGGAGAGGTGCACAATACTGGAACACCAGCAGACATGTTGTGTAGGCCAACTTTTGCTCCTGTGATGGCCAGTGCTCCAGACAGGCCTCCAGCTGGGCTTGTGGGTTGGGTAACAGGCTGTAGGGCTCACTGGTCAGCAGGTGGAAGGCTAAGAAGGGCAGTGAGGTGAAGCAGGCCAGAACCCAGATGACCAGAACGGCCAAATAGGCTTGGGGTACGCTGGGTTTCCAGCCTGAGGGGTTAATGATGAGCTGATGGCGCTCGATGGCGATCAGCACCAACGACAAGATGGAGACGGTCACCGATGTGCACTGCACAAAAGGCATGAGCCGACACAAAACGCCCCCAAAGATCCAGTGGTCCATGAGCGTGTAAACCACGGTGAAaggcagacagaacacacacaccaggatgtcagagacagagaggttggCAATAAGGATACTGGTCACGTTGGCTCGATCTCTCTGGCGTGCAATGATGCAGATCAGACAAACATTCCCAAACAGCCCCAAGACCATAACCAAGCAGTATGACAGAACCAGCGCCACTGTTGTGCCATGGGACATCCAGCAGGAGGCATCGAGCTGAAATTGGCTCTGGTTCCTAAGGAGGGGCAGGCTCAGGTTCAGGAGCCCCCACCAAGGCATCTCAAAGGGGTTAGGCGGCATTAGCTGCCTTGCAGGCAAGGCCGCTAGAGGTTCATCACATCCCACTGAAAAACACATAGATATATACAAGTGAAAGTCATTTAAGGTGAACTCATATTTTACTGCACCATAAATGCTATCAGTCGCTTACTAAGATTATTGTTTTTATAAGCAATTGACCACAGCTGGTAAGAATCAGTGTCATCACAGTAATATGATGAACTAAGAGCAAACATTAGGAAAGCAGACATACCATTAGACAGTTGATGAGTCATGAGACTATGTTAGAATGTCAAGCGCCACTGCACGCCTGCTAATGATGTTTTTTCAAAGGAACAAAATgcaaagcacacactcacacacacacacacacacacaaaaacggtGCCTGGGTATGGAGCTCACCATGATAATATGCAATTACGTGTGTTTCATCTTGAGTTGAATTGGATAAAGTTACTTTTTTCCAATAGAAATGTACATTTAACTGTATCTTTATTGCTGCAAAAACTTGGAATGTTGCCCTTCGTCTGACCCTCCACGGCAGCCTACAAAAATCTGCCTACAGAgagattttatttcagtgtcagAACGGAGCGCTCTTGTGAAAGAGGCAATTAATTCTTTAGTTaatttattctgtatggaaCTGTTTACTTAGGAAATCACACAACCGCAGCAGTGGCCATTAAGTAAATctcattttaaagattttagaAAGGGTTTTGAAGAGGTACAAATCCAAAAGGGAATAACCAGTTGTATTTACAGATGAAATTACAACAAATTTTGTGTACTGAAATTATTGACGGTAAATTACTGGAGAATT is a window of Chanos chanos chromosome 10, fChaCha1.1, whole genome shotgun sequence DNA encoding:
- the npy4r gene encoding neuropeptide Y receptor type 4; amino-acid sequence: MPPNPFEMPWWGLLNLSLPLLRNQSQFQLDASCWMSHGTTVALVLSYCLVMVLGLFGNVCLICIIARQRDRANVTSILIANLSVSDILVCVFCLPFTVVYTLMDHWIFGGVLCRLMPFVQCTSVTVSILSLVLIAIERHQLIINPSGWKPSVPQAYLAVLVIWVLACFTSLPFLAFHLLTSEPYSLLPNPQAQLEACLEHWPSQEQKLAYTTCLLVFQYCAPLLFVLLCYLRIFLRLRHRRHMLDRQCSRTEENRRMSHSKRINSMLAALVTAFAVCWLPLNAFNVVADWHQEALPICHHDLLFSLCHLLAMCSTCINPIIYGFLNSNFRKEVAAALLHCRCQPLEDSYEHFPLSTMNTDVSRTSLRLSYRNNSV